GCGCTCGTGTTCCTGCGGCATCGCGCTGAACAGCGTCGACAGCAGACCCGGCACCCGCGTCGCCGCGCCGATCAACACCGCCGCGCCGACCGGATTGCGTTTGTGCGGCATGGTCGACGAACCGCCCTTGCCCGGCGCCGCCGGCTCGAACACCTCGCCCGCCTCGGTCTGCATCAACAGACTGATGTCGCGACCAAATTTGCCGAGGCTGCCGGCGATCAAACCGAGCACTGCGCCAAACTCCACCAGCCGATCGCGCTGGGTGTGCCAAGGCTGTTCCGGCAGCGCCAAATGCAGCTCCTCGGCCAAGGCTTGGGCAATCGGCAACGCCTGATCGCCGAGCGCCGCGAGGGTCCCGGACGCGCCACCAAATTGCAGCACCAGCAAGCGTGGCTTGAGTTCTTGCAGACGCTGACGACTACGAGTCACGGCGCCGAGCCAACCGGCGATCTTCATCCCCAGCGTCACCGGCGTCGCGTGTTGCAGCCAGGTGCGTCCGGCCAGCGGCGTGGCGGCGTAGCGTTTAGCCTGAGCCGCGAGGATTGCCCCGAGTTGCGCCAGATCGCTTTCGATCAGCTCCAGCGCTTTGCGCAATTGCAGGACCAGGCCGGAGTCCATCACGTCCTGACTGGTCGCGCCCAAATGCACGTAACGCTCGGCTTCGGCGTGGTTGCCGGCGATCTGTCTGCCCAACGCCTTGACCAGCGGAATCGCCGAATTGCCCGCCGTGGCGATCGCCTCGCCGAGCGCGGAAAAATCGTACAACCCGGCCTGACATGCCGCTTCGATAGGCGCGACGGCCGTTTGCGGAATCAACCCGACCCGCGCTTCGGCCCGCGCCAGCGCGGCTTCGAAATCGAGCATGGCTTGCACGCGGCCCTGATCGCAGAACACTTCGCGCATATCGCGAGCAGTGAAATAGGCATCGAACAATTGATTGTTCGCTCGCTCAGTCATAAACAATCCCTGGAGGCGTGGGCCGCTGTGGCCCACGCGTGAAGATCAAAGGTCGTGGTGCAGGTATTTCGCCTGTTTCGGTAAACGCAGACTGAACAGGAACGCCACCGCCATCATCACCGTGACATACCAGTAGAACGAGTTTTCCATGCCCGCAGCCTTGAGGCTAAGCGCGACGTATTCCGCCGAGCCGCCGAAGATCGCGTTGGCCACCGCATACGCCAGGCCGACGCCGAGTGCGCGCACTTCCGGCGGGAACATTTCGGCTTTTACCAGACCGCTGATCGAGGTGTAGAAACTGACAATTGCCAGCGCCACGGTGATCAGCACAAATGCCAGGAACGGACTGCTGACGCTTTTCAGGCTGAGCAGGATCGGCACGGTGCACAGCGTGCCTAGGGCGCCGAACCAGAGCATCGAATTACGCCGGCCGATCTTGTCCGCGAGCATGCCGAACAACGGCTGCATGCACATATAAAGGAACAGCGCGCCGGTCATGATGTAACTGGCGGTTTTGGCGTGCATGCCGGCGGTGTTCACCAGGTATTTCTGCATGTACGTGGTGAAGGTGTAGAAAATCAGCGAACCGCCAGCGGTGTAGCCGAGCACGGTGATAAACGCGGCTTTGTGGTCACGGAACAGCGCCATGATGCTGCCGGCGTCCTTGTTTTCGCGCATTTCCTTGCTGGTGGTTTCTTTCAGCGAACGCCGCAGGAACAGCGAAATCAACGCTGCCACCGCGCCGACCACAAACGGAATCCGCCAGCCGTAGGCGCGCAGGTCGTCCTCGGTGAGAAATTGTTGCAGGACCACCACCAGCGACACCGCCAGCAGTTGTCCGCCGATCAGCGTCACGTATTGGAACGAGGCGAAAAAGCCGCGCTGGCCCTTGAGCGCCACTTCGCTCATGTAGGTCGCGGTGGTGCCGTACTCGCCGCCCACCGACAAGCCCTGCAGCAGACGCGCGAACAGCAACATGATTGGCGCCCAGACGCCGATGTCCTTGTAGGTCGGCAGACACGCGATCAGCAACGAGCCGAAACACATCATCAGAATCGAAATCAGCATCGATTTCTTGCGCCCGTGCTTGTCCGCCACGCGGCCGAAAATCCAGCCGCCGATGGGGCGCATCAGGAACCCGGCGGCGAACACGCCAGCGGTGTTGACCAACTGCACCGTGGGGTTGTCGGAGGGGAAAAATGCCGGGGCGAAATAGATCGCGCAGAACGCGTAGACGTAGAAGTCGAACCACTCCACCAGGTTGCCGGACGAGGCGCCGACAATCGCGAAGATGCGCTTTTTGCGCTCTTCGCCGGTGTAGTGCTCAGTTGAAGCGGCAGTCGTTGTCATTGTTTTTCACTCAATGGGGACAGTGAGAGTCTAGACACACTTTGCAACAGTCCCGTTCCGCAGTCACGTCGGCAAGGCGATCCCTGTGGCGAGGGGGCTTGCCCCCGTTCGGCTGCGAAGCAGCCGTGAAACCGGTGCACGCGTTGTAGCTGCAGATTCGCGGTGCCCGGTTTTGGGGTCGCTTCGCCACCCAACGGGGGCAAGCCCCCTCGCCACATGTGTTGTGTGTTCACTCAATAATCGAAGAACACCGTTTCCGCATCGGTGCCTTGCAGGATCACGTTCCACTGGTAAACGCCCGACGCATCAGCTTTGGCCAGCATCGTGCTGCGACGCTCCGCCGGCACGCATTCCAGCAACGGATCGGCGACATTCGCCGGTTCGCCGTCAAAGTAGATCCGCGTCAGCAAGTGCTTGACCAACCCGCGCGCAAACACCAGCACCACCAAGTGCGGCGCCTGCGTGGTGCCGTTCAAGCCCTGCACGGTGCCCGGTTTAATCGTGGTGAAACGAAAGCGCCCTTGTGCATCGACCGGCACGCGGCCGAAGCCTTCGAAGTTGGGGTCCAGCGGTTTGTCCTGATCGTCTTCGGCATGGTCGTATTTGCCGGCGGCGTTGGCCTGCCAGACTTCGAGCATCGCGTCGTTGACGACATCGCCGTTGCCATCAACCACTTGCCCGGTGATCGCCACGCGCTGGCCCAGGGTCTGTTCGACGGTCAGGTCTTCGCGGTTCAGCCAGGTCAGGCCGATGTGGTAGTACGGCCCGACGGTGTGGGACGTGGTCGCGTTCAGCGTCATGTTATTTCTCCATCGGCGTGGCTTCGCGGCCGCGCAAAACGATGTCCCAGCGATAACCGAGGGCATAGGAAGGGATGGTTTTTTCCAGGTCGAAACTGGCGATCAGGCGCTCTTTGGCGCTGGTATCGGGCACGCAGTTGTAGATCGGGTCATAGGCCAGCAGCGGGTCGCCGGGGAAATACATTTGCGTGACCAGCCGCGTGAGGATGCTCGGGCCGAACAGCGAAAAGTGGATGTGCGCCGGGCGCCAGGCGTTGTGGTGGTTGCCCCACGGATACGCGCCGGGCTTGATGGTCTGGAATTGATACCAGCCATCGGCGTCGGTCACGGTGCGCCCGGTGCCGCTGAAGTTCGGGTCCAGCGGCGCGTCGTGCAGGTCGCGGGCGTGGTTGTAGCGACCGGCGGCGTTGGCCTGCCAGATTTCCACGAGAATCCCCGGCACCGGCAGACCGTCTTCATCGAGCACACGGCCGTGGATAATGATGCGCTCGCCCAACGGTTCGCCGCTGTGCTGCGCGGTCAGATCGTGGTCGTGCTCGTTGATGCGTTCGGCGCCGATGGTCGGGCCGGTGATTTCCGACAGTGAATGCGGCAAAAATACCAACGGCTTCGACGGCGAGCGCAAGTTGGTCGATTGATAAGTCGGGTGCAAGTACTCCGGCTGGGTGCCTTCTTTCGGGCGACGGTAACCAGGCTTGTCAGTCATTTCGCTTTCCTCTGTTCTTACTAGTCGCTGCAATTAGCCGCTGCGGTTAACCGCTGCTGTGCTTCAGACGCGTTCGATCGCCAGTGCCAGACCTTGGCCAACGCCGACGCACATAGTCGCCAGACCTTTGCGGCCGCCGGTTTTTTCCAGTTGATGCAATGCGGTCAATACCAGCCGCGCGCCGCTCATGCCCAGCGGATGGCCCAAGGCAATCGCGCCACCGTTCGGGTTGACCTGAGCGGCGTCGTCCGCCAGGCCCAATTCGCGCAACACCGCCAAGCCTTGGCTGGCGAACGCTTCGTTGAGCTCGATGACATCGAAATCGCTGACCGCCAGGCCCAGGCGTTCGGTCAGCTTGCGCACCGCCGGCACCGGGCCGATGCCCATGACGCGTGGCGCGACGCCGGCGCTGGCCATGCCGAGGACTTTGGCGCGGGCGGTCAAACCGTGTTTTTTCACCGCTTCGGCAGACGCGAGAATCAACGCTGCGGCGCCGTCATTGACGCCCGACGCGTTGCCGGCGGTGACGGTTTTGTCGGCACCGTTGACCGGTTTCAGTTTGGCCAGGGTGGCCAGCGTGGTGTCGGCGCGCGGATGTTCGTCCTGCGTGACCACGGTTTCACCCTTCTTGTGGGCAATCCGCACTTCGACGATTTCTTCAGCGAAGAACCCGGCGGCCTGCGCGGCGGCGGTGCGTTGCTGACTGCGCAGGGCAAAAGCGTCCTGATCCTCGCGCGACACTTCATAGTCGTCGGCGACGTTGTCGGCGGTTTGCGGCATTGCATCGACGCCGTACTGGGCTTTCATCAACGGGTTGATAAAACGCCAGCCGATGGTGGTGTCTTCAAGTTTCATGTTGCGCGAGAACGCCGCGTCAGCCTTGCCCATGACGAACGGCGCGCGCGACATCGACTCGACGCCGCCGGCAATCGCCAGCTCCATTTCGCCGCTGGCAATCGCGCGGAATGCCGTGCCGATCGCGTCCATGCCCGAGGCGCAGAGCCGATTAAGGGTGACGCCGGGAATGCTTTCCGGCAGCCCCGCCAGCAACAACGCCATGCGTGCGACGTTGCGGTTGTCTTCGCCGGCCTGGTTGGCGCAACCGAGGAACACCTCGTCCACCGCGCTCCAGTCCACCGACGGGTTGCGCGCCATCAATGCCTTGATCGGCACGGCGGCCAGGTCGTCGGCGCGGACTGCCGACAAACCACCGCCGAAACGGCCGATGGGGGTGCGAATCGCGTCGCAGATATACACGTCACGCATCACGCTTCTCCTGGGGCTTGGCCGTGGGCGGCAGCGGTACGGGCTTCCAGATCCCTGAGTGCTTTGAGTTCAATGTCGGTGGGCTCGGCAGTGTTTTCCACGTGATCGGCAAACCGAATCGCCCAACCAGTGGCCGCGACCACTTGCTCGCGGGTCACGCCCGGATGCAGCGCGGTAACCACGAATTCATGGGTACCAACTTCTGGCTCCATGATGCACAGGTCGGTAATGATGCCGACCGGCCCGGCGCCCGGCAGGCCCAGACGTTTGCGCGAATCGCCGCCCTCGCCGTGGCCGACCGAGGTGATGAAGTCGAGTTTGTCGACGAACGAACGCGCCGACTGCTTGAGGATGATCAACACGCTTTTCGCCGAACCGGCGATTTCCGGCGCGCCACCGGCACCCGGCAGACGGACTTTCGGTTGGTGATAATCGCCGACGACCGTGGTGTTGATGTTGCCGAAGCGATCGACCTGCGCCGCGCCGAGAAAACCGACGTCGATGCGTCCGCCCTGCAGCCAATAGCGAAAAATCTCACCGGTCGGGACTACGGTGTCAGCGGTTTCCGCCAGTTCACCGTCGCCAATCGACAGCGGCAACACGCTCGGCTTGGCGCCAATCGGGCCCGACTCGTAGATCAGCACGACATCCGGCGACGAGGTCAGCCGCGCCAGATTGGCGGCTTTCGACGGCAGGCCGATCCCGACGAAGCACACCGAACCGTTTTTCAAGCGGCGCGCGGCGGCCACGGTCATCATTTCGTTGGTGGTGTAAGTCATTATTTGGCCTCCGAAGCAGCGGCCAGCTTGGCCTGGAACTCGCTGAAGTCAGCGCAGCCGTGGATGTATTCGTTGATCCACGCGGTGAAGGTTTCGCGGTCGCGGGCAATCGGATCCCAAGCCTGGTAGAAGCGGTTGTCGCGCTCGTTGTAACCGTGGGCGTAGGACGGGTGCGCGCCGCCGGGCACATGGCAAACCGCGCTCAAGGCCCAGGTTGGCAACACGCAGGAGTTCATCGGCGCATTCAGGTCGTCGACGATTTCTTCGACGGTGACGATGCAGCGCTTGGCGGCCAGTGCGGCTTCCTTCTGCACGCCAAGAATGCCCCACAGCAGCACGTTGCCCTTGCGGTCAGCCTTCTGCGCGTGGATCACGGTGATGTCCGGGCGCACCGAGGGCACGGCGGCCAATACTTCGCCGGTGAATGGGCAGGTCACGGTTTTGATCAGCGGGTTGACCTTCGGCAGGTCGGAACCGGCGTAGGCCCGCAGCACCGCAAACGGCAGCCCGGAAGCGCCGGCGACGTAGGCATTCGCCAGGTCGGCGTGGCTGTGTTCTTCGATTTCCAGCGGATGCGGCCACTGCTTCTCGACGGCATCACGCAAACGGTGCAGCGAACCGACGCCAGGGTTGCCGCCCCAGGAGAAAATCAACTTGCGCGCACACCCGGCACCGATCAACTGGTCGTAGATCAGGTCAGGCGTCATGCGCACCAGCGTCAGATCTTTCTTGCCCTGGCGAATGATTTCATGACCCGCCGCCGTAGGAATCAGGTGAGTGAAGCCTTCGAGCGCGACGGTATCGCCGTCGTTGACGAATTGCTTCACCGCGTCGTGCAGCGAAATGATTTCAGCCATGGGGCAGGCTCCCGTTTTGTTATGAACCGCAGTGAAAGAAAAAGGCGCGAGGTTCAGCGCCGAAGTCACTGCAGAGTAAGCCGCGAAAAATGGCCAAACAATCCGATAATCGACTGAGTGTTCGTTTATCGAACAGATTGTTGTTGGGCTATCGACCTTTAAAAGCTTCGCGGGCAAGCCTCGCTCCTACAGGAATACACGTACCCCTGTAGGAGCGAGGCTTGCCCGCGAAGAGGCCCGCACGGTCAATGAAGATTCACGGAATCAGGTCGCATCCGCATGGCTGACGATGCCTTTGATCACCACCGCCGTGGTCGCCAATGCCGCCGGAATCACCAGCGCCGTCAGCACTTGTTCGAAGTTCCAGCCGAGGCCCAGCAACGTCGCGCCCATCCACGCGCCGAGGATCGCGCCGAAACGGCCGATCCCGAGCATCCACGACACGCCGGTCGCCCTGCCCTGCGTAGGGTAAAACCGCGCCGCCAGCGACGGCATCGCCGATTGCGCGCCGTTCACGCACATCCCGGCCACCAGCACCAAGGTCGCCAGCAGCGTGATGTGCCCCAGGCTCTGCCCAACCGCGTAGGCAAACACCCCCGCCAGCAAGTAGAAAGTGCCGATGACCTTGTGCGGATTAAAGCGGTCCATCGCCCACCCCACACCGACTGCGCTCAACACGCCGCCGAACTGGAACAGCGCGCCGATAAACGCGGCTTGCTCCATGCTCGCGCCGCTGTCACGCATCAGCGTCGGCAGCCAACTGGTCAGCAGGTAAACGATCACCAGCCCCATGAAGTAGGTCAGCCACAGCAGCAAAGTGCCGGCGCTGTAGGTCCCGGAAAAAATCACCGCGAAGACGTTACGCGCCTTGACGGTTTGCTGTTCCGGAACGCTGAAGCTTGAAGCCTGAGCGACGGTTTTCGGGTCGATCGGCGCCAGGGTTCTGCGCACTTTATCGGTGCCGCGGTTTCGGACTACAAGGTAACGCGCCGATTCCGGCAGCCAGAACAGCAAAACCACTGCAAGGATCAGCGGCAGAATCCCACCGATCAGCAACAGGCTGTGCCAGCCATACGCCGGGATCAGGCTCGCTGAAATAAACCCGCCGCCGGCCATGCCGAGGTTGAAACCGCAGAACATGCTGGTCACCAGCAGCGACTTTTTGCGCTCCGGGGTGTATTCCGACAGCAGCGTGGTGGCGTTCGGCATCCCGGCGCCGAGGCCGAGGCCGGTGAGAAAACGCAGCACCAGCAACTGGTCGACGTTGGAGCTGTACGCCGAGGCCAGACTAAAGATGCCGAACAGAAACACCGCGCCCACCAGCACGATTTTGCGCCCGAAGCGGTCAGCCAATGGCCCGGAGCCGAGTGCGCCGAAGACCATGCCGATCAGCGCGGCACTCATCACCGGGCCGAGGCTGGCGCGATCGATGCCCCAATCTTGAGACAGCGCGGGCGCAATGAAACCCATCGCCGCGGTGTCGAGGCCATCGAGGAAAACGATCAGGAAACACAGGATCACCACTCGCCACTGGTAACGCGAAATGGGTTGGGCATTGATGAAGGACTGCACGTCGAGGCAGTTGCCTACAGCGGATTGAGGCTGGTTCATTATTTTTGTTCCACGCCGGGAGCGCGTGGCCTCTTCTCATTATTATTGGGGTCGTCGTCCGGTGCTCTGGCCGAGGGCCAACGGCGCCGGATGACGCTGCCGCGACATTAATGATCGGAGGGAAACAGCGTCAATTCGATAAACGCAACTCTGTGCGTTTATCGAACAGCTTAGTCAGGTCAATTGTCAGGCAAACAGCTGGGCGCTGAGGTCGCGGCTGGCGCTGAGCAGTCCCGGGAGGAAACGCTGCTCCAGTTCATTGCGGCTGACGCGCCCGGCGTGAGTGCTGACGTTGAGCGCCGCGACCACTTGGCCCGAGGCGTCATATACCGGCACGGCAATCGAGCGCAGGCCTTGCTCCAGTTCCTGATCGACGATGCACCAGCCCTGCTGCCGCACTTCTTGCAGGCATTCGAGCAGCGCTTGCGGTGTGTGCAGCGTGCGGCTGGTTTTCGCCTGAAATTCCGCGTGGTCGAGGTACTCGCCCAGGGTTGTGTCGTCGAGCGCGGCCAACAGGATGCGGCCCATCGACGTGCAATAGGCCGGCAAGCGGCCGCCGACCG
The window above is part of the Pseudomonas prosekii genome. Proteins encoded here:
- a CDS encoding 3-carboxy-cis,cis-muconate cycloisomerase; translation: MTERANNQLFDAYFTARDMREVFCDQGRVQAMLDFEAALARAEARVGLIPQTAVAPIEAACQAGLYDFSALGEAIATAGNSAIPLVKALGRQIAGNHAEAERYVHLGATSQDVMDSGLVLQLRKALELIESDLAQLGAILAAQAKRYAATPLAGRTWLQHATPVTLGMKIAGWLGAVTRSRQRLQELKPRLLVLQFGGASGTLAALGDQALPIAQALAEELHLALPEQPWHTQRDRLVEFGAVLGLIAGSLGKFGRDISLLMQTEAGEVFEPAAPGKGGSSTMPHKRNPVGAAVLIGAATRVPGLLSTLFSAMPQEHERSLGLWHAEWETLPEICCLVSGSLKQALLVAEGLEVDAERMARNLDLTQGLVLAEAVSIVLAQKVGRDTAHHLLEQCCKRAVAEHRHLRAVLGDEPQVTAQLSDAELDRLLDPAHYLGQAQTWVERALAEHFALTA
- a CDS encoding MFS family transporter; this encodes MTTTAASTEHYTGEERKKRIFAIVGASSGNLVEWFDFYVYAFCAIYFAPAFFPSDNPTVQLVNTAGVFAAGFLMRPIGGWIFGRVADKHGRKKSMLISILMMCFGSLLIACLPTYKDIGVWAPIMLLFARLLQGLSVGGEYGTTATYMSEVALKGQRGFFASFQYVTLIGGQLLAVSLVVVLQQFLTEDDLRAYGWRIPFVVGAVAALISLFLRRSLKETTSKEMRENKDAGSIMALFRDHKAAFITVLGYTAGGSLIFYTFTTYMQKYLVNTAGMHAKTASYIMTGALFLYMCMQPLFGMLADKIGRRNSMLWFGALGTLCTVPILLSLKSVSSPFLAFVLITVALAIVSFYTSISGLVKAEMFPPEVRALGVGLAYAVANAIFGGSAEYVALSLKAAGMENSFYWYVTVMMAVAFLFSLRLPKQAKYLHHDL
- the pcaG gene encoding protocatechuate 3,4-dioxygenase subunit alpha; this translates as MTLNATTSHTVGPYYHIGLTWLNREDLTVEQTLGQRVAITGQVVDGNGDVVNDAMLEVWQANAAGKYDHAEDDQDKPLDPNFEGFGRVPVDAQGRFRFTTIKPGTVQGLNGTTQAPHLVVLVFARGLVKHLLTRIYFDGEPANVADPLLECVPAERRSTMLAKADASGVYQWNVILQGTDAETVFFDY
- the pcaH gene encoding protocatechuate 3,4-dioxygenase subunit beta encodes the protein MTDKPGYRRPKEGTQPEYLHPTYQSTNLRSPSKPLVFLPHSLSEITGPTIGAERINEHDHDLTAQHSGEPLGERIIIHGRVLDEDGLPVPGILVEIWQANAAGRYNHARDLHDAPLDPNFSGTGRTVTDADGWYQFQTIKPGAYPWGNHHNAWRPAHIHFSLFGPSILTRLVTQMYFPGDPLLAYDPIYNCVPDTSAKERLIASFDLEKTIPSYALGYRWDIVLRGREATPMEK
- the pcaF gene encoding 3-oxoadipyl-CoA thiolase, with the protein product MMRDVYICDAIRTPIGRFGGGLSAVRADDLAAVPIKALMARNPSVDWSAVDEVFLGCANQAGEDNRNVARMALLLAGLPESIPGVTLNRLCASGMDAIGTAFRAIASGEMELAIAGGVESMSRAPFVMGKADAAFSRNMKLEDTTIGWRFINPLMKAQYGVDAMPQTADNVADDYEVSREDQDAFALRSQQRTAAAQAAGFFAEEIVEVRIAHKKGETVVTQDEHPRADTTLATLAKLKPVNGADKTVTAGNASGVNDGAAALILASAEAVKKHGLTARAKVLGMASAGVAPRVMGIGPVPAVRKLTERLGLAVSDFDVIELNEAFASQGLAVLRELGLADDAAQVNPNGGAIALGHPLGMSGARLVLTALHQLEKTGGRKGLATMCVGVGQGLALAIERV
- a CDS encoding CoA-transferase subunit beta, with the translated sequence MMTYTTNEMMTVAAARRLKNGSVCFVGIGLPSKAANLARLTSSPDVVLIYESGPIGAKPSVLPLSIGDGELAETADTVVPTGEIFRYWLQGGRIDVGFLGAAQVDRFGNINTTVVGDYHQPKVRLPGAGGAPEIAGSAKSVLIILKQSARSFVDKLDFITSVGHGEGGDSRKRLGLPGAGPVGIITDLCIMEPEVGTHEFVVTALHPGVTREQVVAATGWAIRFADHVENTAEPTDIELKALRDLEARTAAAHGQAPGEA
- a CDS encoding CoA transferase subunit A; the protein is MAEIISLHDAVKQFVNDGDTVALEGFTHLIPTAAGHEIIRQGKKDLTLVRMTPDLIYDQLIGAGCARKLIFSWGGNPGVGSLHRLRDAVEKQWPHPLEIEEHSHADLANAYVAGASGLPFAVLRAYAGSDLPKVNPLIKTVTCPFTGEVLAAVPSVRPDITVIHAQKADRKGNVLLWGILGVQKEAALAAKRCIVTVEEIVDDLNAPMNSCVLPTWALSAVCHVPGGAHPSYAHGYNERDNRFYQAWDPIARDRETFTAWINEYIHGCADFSEFQAKLAAASEAK
- a CDS encoding MFS transporter — encoded protein: MNQPQSAVGNCLDVQSFINAQPISRYQWRVVILCFLIVFLDGLDTAAMGFIAPALSQDWGIDRASLGPVMSAALIGMVFGALGSGPLADRFGRKIVLVGAVFLFGIFSLASAYSSNVDQLLVLRFLTGLGLGAGMPNATTLLSEYTPERKKSLLVTSMFCGFNLGMAGGGFISASLIPAYGWHSLLLIGGILPLILAVVLLFWLPESARYLVVRNRGTDKVRRTLAPIDPKTVAQASSFSVPEQQTVKARNVFAVIFSGTYSAGTLLLWLTYFMGLVIVYLLTSWLPTLMRDSGASMEQAAFIGALFQFGGVLSAVGVGWAMDRFNPHKVIGTFYLLAGVFAYAVGQSLGHITLLATLVLVAGMCVNGAQSAMPSLAARFYPTQGRATGVSWMLGIGRFGAILGAWMGATLLGLGWNFEQVLTALVIPAALATTAVVIKGIVSHADAT